Proteins encoded by one window of Armatimonadota bacterium:
- a CDS encoding cyclodeaminase/cyclohydrolase family protein has protein sequence MREMTIGAFLERLASADPTPGGGAAAALAGALAAALGAMVARLSAGKGGDDDAFLRTAQTADRARDVLLDLTAQDAEAFEAVMRALRLPRATEEQKQARQAAVQAALPRAAEVPLRVMEETMRVFRLLPDLARTGNPNAVSDVAVGALLAYAAVHGALHNVRINAAAIKDATLAAGLQADAEALGREAARLRDEVCGALRERR, from the coding sequence TCGGGGCGTTCCTGGAGCGCCTGGCGTCGGCCGACCCCACGCCGGGAGGCGGAGCGGCCGCGGCCCTGGCCGGGGCGCTGGCCGCCGCGCTGGGGGCCATGGTGGCCCGTCTCTCCGCGGGGAAGGGCGGGGACGATGACGCCTTCCTCCGCACCGCCCAGACCGCCGATCGGGCGCGCGATGTCCTGCTCGATCTGACCGCGCAGGATGCCGAGGCCTTCGAGGCGGTGATGCGGGCGCTGCGTCTGCCGCGCGCCACCGAGGAGCAGAAGCAGGCCCGCCAGGCCGCCGTGCAGGCCGCGCTGCCGCGGGCGGCGGAGGTACCTCTGCGGGTCATGGAGGAGACGATGCGGGTGTTTCGGTTGTTGCCCGACCTGGCCCGCACCGGCAACCCCAACGCGGTGAGCGACGTGGCCGTGGGTGCCCTGCTGGCCTACGCGGCCGTGCACGGGGCGCTCCACAACGTCCGGATCAACGCCGCCGCCATCAAGGACGCGACCCTGGCGGCGGGGCTCCAGGCCGACGCGGAGGCCCTGGGCCGGGAGGCGGCGCGCCTGCGCGACGAGGTCTGCGGGGCGCTGCGTGAGCGGCGATGA
- the folB gene encoding dihydroneopterin aldolase, with product MTDRITLAGMRFFAYHGVLPEERRRGQEFLVDVEMAVDLRAAGRSDDPAQTVDYRRAYEAAKAVLEGPPRQLLETLAEEIAERLLALDRVEAVTVRLRKPSVRLAGPVAFSAVEITRRR from the coding sequence ATGACGGATCGGATCACGCTGGCCGGGATGCGGTTCTTCGCCTACCATGGCGTCCTCCCCGAGGAGCGCCGGCGCGGGCAGGAGTTCCTGGTGGACGTCGAGATGGCGGTGGACCTGCGCGCCGCCGGCCGGTCCGACGATCCGGCCCAGACGGTGGACTATCGCCGGGCCTATGAGGCGGCGAAGGCCGTCCTGGAAGGGCCGCCGCGACAGCTGCTGGAGACCCTCGCCGAGGAGATCGCCGAACGCCTCCTGGCCCTGGACCGTGTGGAGGCGGTCACGGTCCGGCTGCGCAAGCCTTCGGTCAGACTGGCCGGCCCGGTGGCATTCTCCGCGGTGGAGATTACCCGCCGGCGATGA